One Syntrophorhabdus sp. genomic window, GAGAAAGTGATCGTACTCAAGGACATCAGGAAGAGCTACTTCGTAGGGGACCGTGAACTTTCGATCCTCAAAGGCATCAACCTCACGGTGACAAAGGGGGAGTTCGTCGTTCTCATGGGTGTCTCCGGGTCGGGCAAGACGACGCTTATGAACATTATCGGGCTCCTCGACAAGCAGACGGAGGGCGAGTATATCTTTGCCGATACCAGCGTGGACGGTCTCGATGACGAAAGGCTTGCCGACATGCGGAACAACCACATCGGCTTCGTCTTTCAGCAGTTCTTTCTCCTTCCTTACCTCGACGCCATCGAGAACGTTCTCATACCCATAGTCTATTCCAGGAAGAATATCAAGCATCCCCGGGACAAGGCGAAGGTGCTCCTCGGGAGGTTCGGCCTGGAACAGAGGATACACAACAAACCGTCGCAGCTCTCCGGGGGTGAGCAGCAGCGCGTGGCCATAGCACGGGCGCTCGTCAACGACCCGGACCTCATCCTCGCCGATGAACCCACGGGGGCCCTCGATTCGAAGACCGGCGGCGAGATCATGGACCTCTTTCGGATGCTCAACGACGAGGGGAAGACGATCATTGTCGTGACCCACGATCCCAGGCTCGCGACCTTTGGAAGACGCCTTGTCAGGATAGAGGATGGCGCTATTTCAGAAGATATCGCAACTTAGAGAGTTTGTCGAAGAGGTCCTGAAGATCCTCTACTACTACCGGGGCAGGGTCGTCTTCTCTTTTTCGGGTGTTGCCCTCGGTATCCTCTCCATCTGCATCATCATCACCACCATCGATGGGGCCAACAAGAAGGCGCAGCTCATTTTCGAGGCCCTGGGGCCCAATGCGATCATGATCTTCGGGGGCGGCGAGAGGCAGCGGGCCGCGAGGATACGGGTGAGCACGATCAGGGTAGGCGACGCCGATCTTCTTGCCAGGGTGGAGGGCGTCTATGATGTCATGAAGGTTTTCTCGGCCCGCAATGTCATGATGCGATACAAGGACAGGAACTGGCAGACCCAGGCGATAGGGTCCACGGCGAACTATTTCGAATCCTTCTCCTGGGGTTTTCAGGCCGGCACCGTCTTTACGGCCGACGACTATGACCGGGCGGAGGCCGTCTGCGTCATCGGGGCCAAGGTGTATGAAGAGCTTTTCAGGGGCGAGCCCGCACTGGGGAAGGCGATCCTCGTGGGAAAGCTCCCCACCAGGGTCATCGGCGTGCTGGAGGAGCGGGGGGGAAGCGTCGGGGGACCCCACGTGGACGACAGGGTGATCATGCCGCTGACAACGGTGACAAAGCGCATTGTCAATGAAAGAAGATACCTGAGCATGGTGCGTCTGAAGACCCACAGGGACCTCGACAGGACCATAGAGGACATACGCGCCACGCTCAGGATGAGTCACGGCCTGCAAGGCAACCTCGATGACGACTTCACCATCAGGAGCTCAAAGGACATCCTTGCCTTTGTCACGGTGATCTCTGGATCGCTTCTGCTCTTCCTGGGGACGGCGTCGATCGTGGCCCTTGTCGTCAGCGGCTTTGTCCTTGCGAACCTTTTCTATCTCACGATACAGGAGCGCAAGAAGGACATCGGCATCAGAAGGGCCTATGGCGCGACGCAGAAGGGCATTCTGCTTTCCTTCCTCTTCGAGTCCATCCTCATCACCCTCATCGGAGGCGTCGCGGGCATATTGCTCAGCGTTGTTCTCGGCGGCACCTTCGAGAAGCTCTTCGACATTCCCATGATGTTCTCCTTCAAGGTGGTTCTTTTTGCCCTTCTTTTCAGTTTTCTCACAGGCCTTTTGTCGGGGTTGAGGCCGGCTCTAAGGGCGAGCAGGATAGAACCGATAGAGGCGATCCGGGGATGAGATACACCGCCTCCTTCTACGTGAGGATAGCCTTTCAGAACCTGGTCGTCCACAAGGCCAGAATGACCCTGGCGCTCCTCGGCATTCTTTTCGCGGTCATGAGCCTCGTGGCTTTCGGGAATATCAGCGACGGCATGAAGAAGAAGATAGAATCTGAGATCGGGAAGTTCGGCAAGAACCTTGTGATCGTCCGGGCCGGCCTCGTCCACGCGGCGGGAAGAAGCACGCGGCAGTTCTCGGAATCGAAGACGCTGAAGCTGAAAGACGCTGAGCTCGTGAAGGAATCCATTGCCGGTGTCGTCGAGGTGGTCCCCTATTACGATATCAGCTATCCTGCACGATACAGGGACAGCATGCTCAACGTGAGCGTGGCCGGGGTGTCGAACAGGGTGTTCGACATTCGCAACGTGGACCTGGCGGCGGGAAGGTACTTCACCGCCGACGAGGACGCGAAGGCCGAGAAGAAGGCCGTCGTTGGCTACAAGGTCGTTGAGAGCCTGTTTTCCGGCGAAGACCCCATAGGGAAGAACATCCTGGTCTTTCGCGTTCCCACGGAGATCGTGGGGGTCATGACGGAAAAGGGGACGGACTTCGCGGGCCAGGACCAGGACCTGCAGGTCTACGTTCCTCTCAACGCGTTCATGAGGCGCTACAGCAACGTGGACTACATAAAGGGAATGTACGTGCAGGTGCAGGAAGGTTATCCGCTTTCCGGCATGAAAGCGGCCCTGAGGGATCTCATCCGAAAGGCCCACAACATGAAACCGGAGCAGAAGGATGACTTTACCGTTTTCACCATGGAAGACATACTGAGGACCCAGGAGGAAGGCATACGGCTCGTTTCGGTCCTGACCGTCATCGCCTCGACGGTGTCCTTCCTCATCGGCGGCCTGGGGATCTTCGCCATCATGCTCCTTTCCATATCGGAGAGGAAGATGGAGATCGGCATCAGGCGGGTCGTTGGATCGAAGAAAAGGGACATCATAATGCAGTTCCTGTCGGAATCGGTCATCGTCGCCCTCGTGGGCGGAATCGGCGGCATTCTCGCGGGGCTTCTCATAACGGTGGTCGTCGATATCATCGGGGGTTTCCCGATGGTCTTCTCCATTAACATTCCCCTCGCCCTCGGCATCAGCATGGTCATCGGTGTCCTGGCGGGCATCTATCCGGCCATGGAGGGGACCAAGTACGAACCGGTCAAGGCGCTTTATTCTTAAAGGCCGTTCCAGGTCGCAAGTCTCAGGTCTCAGGTCTCAAGGGAAAAGGCCCAGTTCGGCCACGGCGTGGGCCGTGGTTTGGGCGAGACCGTGGCCTTTGAATCGAAACGCGCAACTGTTTTTTTGCGTGAAACCTGAAACCTGAAACGGTTCTTTACTTCTTTTCGAGGCTTTTGATCGCGTTGTCGGCGAGGTAGGTGAGTGTTTTGTTCGATGAGTTCCCGGAGACGTCCTGGTAGAGTTTCAGGGCTTCATCCCTCTTGCCCCGGGCGAGCTTGATGTTTGCCAGGTACAGTTTTGAGATGTGGCCGGGTTTGCCGCTCGCTCCCGAGGCGATCTTCTGGAAGATGCCTTCCGCCTTGTCCATCTCCCCGGCAGCCCTTGTCTGTTCGTATGTCTCCCAGGCGGTTATACCCAGCGCCAGCTGATACTGGACCTTCTCCGCCTGGTGGTTGGCGTAGACGATGTACGCAGCGACGGCGGCGACTATGATGAGAAGAGCCGCGAGCCCGTACAGGCATTGCTTTGTATTCTCCCTGATGTACAGAGAAACCGATTCAAAGGCCGTGACAAACATGTCCGGCTTGTGGATGAGCTCTTTCTCTTTTTTTCTTGCCATTTCTGGATGCTATTTCACCACAGATGCAACGGGTATGTCAACACTCAATGCGCCCGCGCCGCTGACTGATAGATGTGTATCCTCAGGGGGTTCTTCTCACCGAGCATACGGGACAGCGCGGCTTCGTCGAGCCTGGCGAGCTCGTGTACGCTCGTGATGCCGTGGTTCTCCAGCTTGAGGTAGTTCTGGTAGCCAAGGCCCTTGAGATTGACGAGTCTCATTCTTTGGGCTTCGCCGGGAGCGAGCAGCGTCGTGTCGACGGTCAGGTTCGTTCTTGCGCCCGAGACCATGAGGGCTTCCTTGCTCTGTCGGCTGAGAAAGGAAAGCTGCTCCACGGGGGTGGTACGGGAGAACACGGTGTAAGCGTCAATGAGAACGAAGGAGAGGGCGGCAGTGAGAAGAGCGGTGCAGATGGTCAGGACAAACGCGGCTCTCTTGCGCCGAAGGCCCTGGAGGAGATCGATGAATGCGATCGTCTC contains:
- a CDS encoding FtsX-like permease family protein, whose translation is MRYTASFYVRIAFQNLVVHKARMTLALLGILFAVMSLVAFGNISDGMKKKIESEIGKFGKNLVIVRAGLVHAAGRSTRQFSESKTLKLKDAELVKESIAGVVEVVPYYDISYPARYRDSMLNVSVAGVSNRVFDIRNVDLAAGRYFTADEDAKAEKKAVVGYKVVESLFSGEDPIGKNILVFRVPTEIVGVMTEKGTDFAGQDQDLQVYVPLNAFMRRYSNVDYIKGMYVQVQEGYPLSGMKAALRDLIRKAHNMKPEQKDDFTVFTMEDILRTQEEGIRLVSVLTVIASTVSFLIGGLGIFAIMLLSISERKMEIGIRRVVGSKKRDIIMQFLSESVIVALVGGIGGILAGLLITVVVDIIGGFPMVFSINIPLALGISMVIGVLAGIYPAMEGTKYEPVKALYS
- a CDS encoding FtsX-like permease family protein, which codes for MALFQKISQLREFVEEVLKILYYYRGRVVFSFSGVALGILSICIIITTIDGANKKAQLIFEALGPNAIMIFGGGERQRAARIRVSTIRVGDADLLARVEGVYDVMKVFSARNVMMRYKDRNWQTQAIGSTANYFESFSWGFQAGTVFTADDYDRAEAVCVIGAKVYEELFRGEPALGKAILVGKLPTRVIGVLEERGGSVGGPHVDDRVIMPLTTVTKRIVNERRYLSMVRLKTHRDLDRTIEDIRATLRMSHGLQGNLDDDFTIRSSKDILAFVTVISGSLLLFLGTASIVALVVSGFVLANLFYLTIQERKKDIGIRRAYGATQKGILLSFLFESILITLIGGVAGILLSVVLGGTFEKLFDIPMMFSFKVVLFALLFSFLTGLLSGLRPALRASRIEPIEAIRG
- a CDS encoding ABC transporter ATP-binding protein, whose translation is MIVLKDIRKSYFVGDRELSILKGINLTVTKGEFVVLMGVSGSGKTTLMNIIGLLDKQTEGEYIFADTSVDGLDDERLADMRNNHIGFVFQQFFLLPYLDAIENVLIPIVYSRKNIKHPRDKAKVLLGRFGLEQRIHNKPSQLSGGEQQRVAIARALVNDPDLILADEPTGALDSKTGGEIMDLFRMLNDEGKTIIVVTHDPRLATFGRRLVRIEDGAISEDIAT